One candidate division KSB1 bacterium genomic window carries:
- a CDS encoding sulfatase, whose amino-acid sequence MANSINRRTFLNRFVGAAAAPLALSLSAEPSSAERPNIILILSDDHRYDFMSFLGKPSFLRTPHLDRMAAEGVHLQNAFVSTALCSPSRASILTGRYAHSHGVVDNNVDIPKGTVFFPSLLRQAGYQTAFIGKWHMGDESDEPREGFDKWISFRGQGVYYDPELNIDGQKIRREGYITDLLTDYALDWLQNVDPRRPFFLFLSHKAVHAMFEPAPRHRGLYRDAVLEYPRSMADTEENYRGKPAWVRAQRNSWHGVDYLYHGQIDLDDFYRSYCETLLALDESIGRVLDFLDGKKLSDKTLVLYMGDNGFCFGEHGLIDKRHMYEPSIRVPMLARWSSHIRQGSIIPHLVQNIDAAPTILEAAGVRHSLPMDGRSFLPLLFGKEIPWRDRIYYEYYWESNFPHTPTTFGVRTEWWKYIHYHGIWDVDELYNLAEDPEEMRNRIDDPTLQALVRELKDDLWNWLERTGGMQIPLRREQGFRADQRKAK is encoded by the coding sequence ATGGCGAACTCTATCAATCGCAGGACATTCCTCAACCGATTCGTTGGGGCGGCGGCTGCACCGCTTGCTCTATCCTTATCCGCCGAGCCTTCGTCCGCGGAAAGACCCAACATCATCCTGATACTCTCGGATGATCATCGCTATGATTTCATGAGTTTTCTCGGCAAACCTTCCTTTTTGCGCACGCCCCATCTCGACCGCATGGCCGCCGAAGGCGTGCACCTGCAGAACGCATTCGTTTCGACCGCCCTCTGCTCTCCCAGCCGCGCCTCTATTCTAACCGGCCGGTACGCTCATTCGCACGGCGTAGTAGACAATAACGTCGATATCCCGAAGGGTACGGTTTTCTTTCCTTCTCTACTCCGGCAAGCGGGTTATCAGACCGCGTTTATCGGCAAATGGCACATGGGAGACGAAAGCGATGAGCCGCGGGAAGGTTTTGACAAATGGATCAGCTTTCGGGGTCAGGGGGTCTACTATGATCCGGAACTCAACATCGACGGTCAGAAGATCCGCCGTGAAGGATACATTACCGATCTGCTGACCGACTATGCGCTCGACTGGCTGCAGAACGTCGATCCGCGGCGCCCGTTCTTTCTTTTTCTTTCGCACAAAGCCGTACATGCCATGTTCGAGCCCGCGCCCCGTCATCGCGGCCTTTATCGGGATGCCGTTCTCGAATATCCGCGCAGCATGGCCGATACCGAAGAAAACTATCGCGGCAAGCCGGCTTGGGTGCGCGCCCAGCGCAACAGTTGGCACGGCGTCGATTATCTCTATCACGGCCAAATCGATTTGGACGACTTTTATCGTAGCTATTGCGAGACGCTGCTTGCGCTGGACGAGAGCATCGGGCGGGTACTCGATTTTCTCGATGGAAAAAAGCTGAGCGACAAAACGCTGGTTCTGTATATGGGGGATAACGGCTTTTGTTTCGGCGAGCATGGGCTGATCGACAAGCGGCATATGTACGAACCCTCGATCCGCGTGCCGATGTTGGCGCGTTGGTCCTCGCATATTCGCCAGGGAAGCATCATTCCGCACTTGGTACAGAACATCGACGCGGCGCCGACAATTCTCGAAGCTGCCGGAGTCCGTCACTCCCTGCCGATGGACGGCCGCTCCTTTCTCCCGCTGCTCTTCGGTAAAGAAATCCCCTGGCGCGACCGCATTTACTACGAATATTATTGGGAAAGCAATTTCCCTCACACGCCGACCACTTTCGGAGTGCGCACCGAATGGTGGAAATACATCCATTATCACGGTATTTGGGACGTCGACGAGCTCTATAACCTGGCCGAGGATCCGGAGGAGATGCGCAACCGCATCGACGATCCGACGCTGCAGGCGCTTGTACGGGAGCTGAAGGACGATCTTTGGAATTGGCTGGAACGCACCGGCGGCATGCAGATTCCTCTGCGCCGCGAACAAGGTTTTCGAGCCGATCAACGAAAAGCAAAATAG
- a CDS encoding sugar phosphate isomerase/epimerase translates to NADPAVWAHAKKILEHAGVRLVNYGVVGWKDEAEMERVFVFAKLMGIPAISIEPADHSPAALDAIEKMIQKYNIRVGIHNHPRQPNNPDYIYWNVDEVLKLVSGRDPRFGLACDTGHWLRSGVDPLAAIQKAQGRIISVHLKDLNAFGNPQAEDVPYGKGVGKIGEILKELKRQNFQGNISIEYESEWENNLPRIQECVTFVFQSAKPF, encoded by the coding sequence ATAACGCCGATCCGGCCGTTTGGGCGCACGCCAAAAAAATCCTGGAGCATGCCGGTGTGCGGTTGGTGAACTATGGCGTGGTCGGTTGGAAGGACGAAGCGGAAATGGAACGCGTTTTCGTCTTTGCCAAGCTGATGGGCATTCCGGCGATTTCGATCGAGCCGGCCGATCATTCACCGGCCGCCCTCGATGCGATCGAAAAAATGATCCAAAAATACAATATTCGCGTCGGTATTCACAATCACCCGCGGCAGCCGAACAATCCCGATTACATTTACTGGAACGTCGACGAGGTTCTCAAGCTGGTCTCTGGGCGCGATCCGCGCTTCGGATTGGCGTGCGACACCGGTCATTGGCTGCGCTCCGGGGTCGATCCGCTTGCGGCGATTCAGAAGGCCCAAGGCCGCATCATCAGCGTACATCTCAAGGATCTGAATGCGTTCGGCAATCCGCAAGCCGAAGACGTACCCTACGGCAAAGGCGTGGGGAAGATCGGCGAAATTCTGAAAGAGCTGAAACGCCAAAATTTTCAGGGCAACATCTCGATCGAATACGAAAGCGAGTGGGAAAACAACCTGCCGCGCATTCAGGAGTGCGTTACGTTTGTGTTTCAGTCCGCCAAGCCGTTCTAA
- a CDS encoding DUF6057 family protein: MNAKLFRLPFTLLISIISAVGLFFYFFFRINPELIYQAQQPVFFFDRLFWDEFRLQPGGAILWLSRLAAQLYYNRFLGSLLLALLLTLIPFLFHQTLKIIVNDRPSPNEVFPFAWLPLPILILLYSRYDFGLTAALGALITLTVTFILFRFAPKNLVWRLVTFTALFAVLYWMTGGPAFLFAGLTALAWSTSRPPAAATSLVTALFLAWLGMQTIWLIRPQEAFTANLNFQTSLPFKLDVWFWICFLIVAAFYRLLSRKKTAQGKSVKTSRTLSLAVQSSVVLLALAAALAAPIDAAQKKLLRLDYHARRGQWRQVLETVQDGGLINTYIGQFQANRALFHLGKLCSDMFTFEQRAGIDGLFLHESLRAAYPLSFSDLYFDLGYINEAQHWAHESLSVFGETPWNLQRLAEVYLLKGETAAARKCLERLMRTVWHRRWAKQLLPLLERPQEKWPDYLRLAKQNMPTTDFLFIPGEPEECLEHLLADRPNNRAAYEYALAAAMLLGKVGKLMNLTDRIEDFDYRAVPRHVEEAMLLFISNVGQKDHKLPAYGLSPATLPNYRQFLAVLEKYKGDKNAALPELRRFSDTYWFYAMYRLKKQ, from the coding sequence ATGAACGCCAAACTTTTTCGGTTGCCGTTCACTCTGCTCATTTCGATAATCTCGGCCGTCGGTCTGTTTTTCTATTTTTTCTTTCGCATCAATCCCGAACTGATCTATCAGGCCCAGCAACCGGTCTTTTTTTTCGATCGTCTCTTTTGGGATGAATTTCGCCTGCAGCCCGGCGGCGCAATACTATGGTTAAGCCGACTCGCGGCTCAGCTTTACTACAACCGCTTCCTCGGTTCGCTCCTGCTTGCCCTTTTGCTTACGCTGATTCCGTTCCTGTTTCATCAGACCTTAAAAATCATCGTGAATGATCGGCCGTCTCCAAATGAAGTTTTTCCGTTTGCCTGGCTGCCGTTGCCGATTCTTATTCTGCTCTATAGCCGATACGACTTTGGCCTTACCGCGGCGCTGGGCGCGCTGATCACCTTGACGGTAACCTTTATACTTTTTCGTTTTGCGCCGAAAAATTTGGTTTGGCGGCTCGTTACGTTCACGGCTCTTTTTGCCGTGCTCTATTGGATGACCGGCGGACCCGCATTCCTATTTGCCGGTCTAACAGCCCTGGCATGGTCAACGAGCAGACCGCCCGCTGCTGCGACTTCGCTTGTAACGGCGCTCTTTCTGGCCTGGCTCGGCATGCAAACAATTTGGCTCATTAGGCCTCAAGAAGCCTTTACCGCCAACCTAAACTTCCAAACCTCTCTGCCGTTCAAACTTGACGTGTGGTTTTGGATCTGCTTTCTTATCGTTGCAGCCTTTTACCGGTTGTTGTCGCGAAAGAAAACCGCACAGGGTAAGTCCGTAAAAACGTCTCGGACCTTATCCCTTGCGGTGCAAAGCAGCGTAGTGCTTCTTGCTTTGGCTGCGGCGCTCGCGGCGCCGATCGATGCCGCCCAGAAAAAGCTGCTCCGTCTGGACTATCACGCGCGCCGCGGCCAATGGCGGCAGGTGTTGGAAACCGTCCAAGACGGTGGGCTGATCAACACCTATATCGGCCAGTTTCAGGCCAACCGTGCCCTTTTTCATCTCGGAAAGTTGTGCAGCGACATGTTCACCTTTGAGCAGCGCGCCGGAATCGACGGCCTTTTCCTCCACGAAAGCCTGCGCGCCGCCTACCCGCTGAGCTTCAGCGATCTCTATTTCGATTTGGGCTATATCAATGAAGCGCAACACTGGGCACACGAGTCGCTCTCGGTTTTTGGGGAAACGCCTTGGAATCTGCAAAGACTGGCCGAGGTCTATTTGCTGAAAGGCGAGACCGCCGCTGCGCGCAAATGTCTCGAGCGACTGATGCGCACCGTTTGGCATCGCCGTTGGGCAAAACAGTTGCTGCCGCTGCTCGAAAGGCCGCAGGAAAAATGGCCGGACTATCTGCGCCTTGCAAAACAGAACATGCCGACGACCGATTTTCTCTTTATTCCCGGCGAACCGGAAGAATGTCTAGAACATTTGTTGGCCGACCGTCCGAATAATCGGGCAGCTTACGAGTATGCGCTGGCCGCAGCCATGCTGCTCGGCAAAGTCGGCAAACTAATGAACTTGACCGACCGCATCGAGGACTTTGATTATCGGGCTGTCCCCCGCCATGTGGAAGAGGCCATGTTGCTGTTCATCAGCAACGTCGGGCAAAAGGATCACAAGCTTCCCGCCTACGGCCTCTCGCCCGCCACGCTGCCCAATTACCGGCAGTTTCTCGCCGTTTTGGAAAAATACAAAGGCGACAAGAACGCCGCTTTGCCCGAACTGCGGCGTTTCAGCGACACCTATTGGTTTTATGCGATGTACCGCCTGAAAAAACAGTGA
- the metF gene encoding methylenetetrahydrofolate reductase [NAD(P)H], translating to MTVKEILSRIPITFSFEFFPPKTAQGWEQLFLTIAELRPLNPSWVSVTYGAGGSTREQTHDLVLKISRETDLTVVPHLTCVGSTRSEIAAILERYAQNGIDNILALRGDPPKGSAVWKPEPDGFFYAADLVRFIKKHFPNFSIGVAGFPEGHPETPNRLLEMDYLKAKVDEGADYIITQLFFDNRDFYDFRERCELAGIRVPIIAGIMPILSRQGMYRMAELAAGARLPARLLKLIARAETDEYVAKAGVHWAGEQVRDLIDSGVRGIHFYTLNRSKATIQIYESLGVQRSEQFLR from the coding sequence ATGACGGTCAAGGAAATCCTGTCGCGAATTCCGATTACCTTCAGCTTTGAATTCTTTCCGCCCAAGACCGCGCAGGGGTGGGAACAGCTTTTCCTCACCATTGCCGAGCTGCGGCCGCTCAATCCGTCCTGGGTCAGCGTTACCTATGGGGCAGGCGGCTCGACCCGCGAACAGACGCATGATCTGGTCCTAAAAATTTCCCGCGAAACTGATTTGACCGTCGTGCCGCATCTCACCTGCGTCGGCTCCACACGCAGCGAGATTGCCGCTATTCTCGAACGTTATGCCCAAAACGGCATCGACAACATTTTGGCTTTGCGCGGCGATCCGCCGAAAGGAAGCGCAGTTTGGAAGCCTGAGCCGGACGGCTTTTTTTATGCCGCCGATTTGGTGCGATTCATTAAAAAACATTTTCCCAACTTTAGCATAGGTGTGGCAGGTTTTCCGGAAGGACATCCCGAGACGCCGAATCGGCTTTTGGAAATGGACTATCTGAAAGCCAAAGTCGACGAAGGCGCCGATTACATCATCACGCAGCTCTTTTTCGATAATCGCGATTTTTACGATTTTCGCGAGCGCTGCGAACTGGCGGGGATTCGCGTGCCGATCATTGCGGGCATTATGCCGATTCTATCGCGGCAGGGCATGTACCGCATGGCTGAATTGGCGGCCGGAGCGCGGCTTCCGGCGCGACTGCTTAAGCTCATTGCGCGGGCCGAAACCGACGAGTACGTGGCTAAGGCGGGCGTGCATTGGGCAGGCGAACAGGTGCGCGACCTCATCGACAGCGGCGTGCGCGGCATACACTTTTATACTCTCAACCGCTCCAAAGCCACCATCCAAATCTACGAGTCATTGGGCGTGCAGCGCTCCGAGCAGTTCCTTCGGTAA
- a CDS encoding response regulator: MTTGRKKVLIVEDELLTARLLQMELQSWGLDVPKPEAKGEEAVVAALKEKPHLILMDIRLAGGMDGIEAARAILNHQKTAIIFMTGYDIDLIKQRAADLKVVGFIPKPVDMECLRRIIENLI, encoded by the coding sequence ATGACGACGGGTAGGAAAAAGGTACTGATCGTTGAGGACGAGCTGTTGACGGCCCGACTGCTGCAGATGGAATTGCAGAGCTGGGGACTTGATGTACCAAAACCGGAAGCCAAGGGGGAGGAAGCTGTTGTTGCCGCGCTCAAGGAAAAGCCCCATCTCATTCTGATGGACATTCGGCTGGCCGGGGGGATGGACGGCATCGAAGCCGCGCGCGCCATTCTCAATCACCAAAAAACGGCCATTATTTTTATGACCGGCTATGATATCGATCTTATCAAACAGCGTGCTGCCGATCTAAAGGTTGTGGGGTTCATCCCCAAGCCGGTGGATATGGAGTGTCTCCGCCGTATCATTGAAAATCTAATCTAA
- a CDS encoding cytochrome C biosynthesis protein, producing the protein MPPKEKALAFLLAAGLVWRAAQASQIDRTPKIYPDYAGITIPPNIAPMNFVIEEQGRQYRVVISGENGKPIRLKGRSEKIIIPQRKWRNLLEGNRGKPLQIVIAVKDRGQWREFRPILNRVAEEPISETLVYRLIKPLYVYWKEMGIYERDLTGFEERPILFNRNTGDNCVNCHAFADQRGDRMLVHLRAGAPGTAMLLAAGNRIRKIDTSTDFNRAVAYRDWHPSGKWIAFSANTVNQFFHAVGENRDVYDKASDIVLYDVENNRITGSPKVATEMMETYPEWSPDGRTLYFCRTDPLEKYDPNEHPYRKIKYDLMRIACDPERGLWGEVEPVFEASRLGKSVTHPKVSPDGRYLLFCLAEYGNFSIYRPDSDLYLLDLQTGEVREARELNSDKSESYHCWDASGHWVVFSSKREDGLCARPYFSRFDGRSFSKPFILPQKDPTIYRRLLKTYNVPELVSGKVSVDRRALLKAAWSRAVKAKLDPELGRRTQGEADEMWKPVPKR; encoded by the coding sequence ATGCCGCCGAAGGAGAAAGCCCTTGCATTCTTGCTCGCTGCGGGACTGGTTTGGCGAGCCGCCCAAGCATCGCAAATCGACCGCACGCCCAAAATCTACCCGGACTATGCCGGAATTACGATTCCCCCGAACATTGCGCCGATGAATTTTGTCATCGAAGAGCAAGGCAGGCAATATCGCGTGGTCATCAGCGGCGAGAACGGCAAACCCATTCGACTCAAGGGTCGCTCCGAAAAAATCATCATTCCGCAGCGCAAATGGCGGAATTTGTTGGAAGGCAATCGCGGCAAACCGCTGCAAATTGTCATAGCGGTGAAAGACAGGGGGCAGTGGCGGGAGTTTCGTCCCATCTTGAATCGAGTAGCCGAGGAACCGATCTCCGAGACCCTCGTCTACCGGCTCATCAAACCGCTCTATGTCTATTGGAAGGAAATGGGCATCTATGAGCGCGATCTGACCGGCTTTGAGGAACGGCCGATTCTCTTTAATCGCAACACGGGAGATAACTGCGTCAACTGTCACGCTTTTGCCGACCAACGCGGCGACCGCATGCTGGTGCATCTGCGCGCCGGCGCGCCGGGCACCGCCATGCTGTTGGCCGCCGGCAACCGAATCCGCAAGATCGATACCTCGACAGACTTTAACCGCGCCGTAGCCTACCGAGACTGGCATCCGAGCGGCAAGTGGATCGCCTTTTCCGCCAACACGGTCAATCAATTCTTTCATGCCGTCGGCGAAAACCGCGACGTGTACGATAAAGCCTCGGACATTGTTCTCTACGACGTAGAAAACAACCGCATCACCGGTTCGCCCAAAGTGGCCACTGAGATGATGGAGACTTATCCGGAATGGTCACCGGACGGCCGTACGCTCTATTTCTGCCGCACCGATCCGCTGGAAAAATACGATCCGAACGAGCACCCTTACCGCAAGATCAAATATGATCTGATGCGCATCGCCTGCGATCCTGAACGCGGTCTTTGGGGCGAAGTCGAGCCGGTTTTTGAAGCAAGCCGTCTGGGCAAGAGCGTCACGCATCCGAAAGTCTCGCCGGACGGACGCTATCTCCTCTTTTGTCTGGCGGAATACGGCAATTTTTCCATCTATCGGCCGGACAGCGACCTCTATCTGCTCGATTTACAGACCGGCGAGGTACGCGAAGCGCGGGAGCTCAACAGCGACAAATCGGAGAGTTATCATTGTTGGGATGCTTCCGGCCATTGGGTCGTGTTCAGCAGCAAACGGGAGGACGGACTCTGCGCCAGACCCTATTTCAGTCGTTTCGACGGCCGTAGTTTTTCCAAACCGTTCATACTGCCGCAAAAAGATCCGACCATCTACAGGCGTCTGCTCAAAACCTATAATGTGCCCGAGTTGGTTTCCGGAAAAGTGAGCGTGGATCGTCGAGCGCTCTTGAAGGCGGCTTGGAGCAGGGCGGTCAAGGCCAAGCTCGATCCGGAGCTCGGCCGCCGTACACAGGGAGAAGCCGATGAAATGTGGAAGCCGGTTCCGAAGCGGTAA
- a CDS encoding sodium:alanine symporter family protein, giving the protein MEQIKDSIQGLASIVWGWPSFFPLMVLILLGTGIYVTFRLKWIQLFKLGHSIKAMLGRYNNPSDPGDITHFQTLSAVLSATVGIGNIAGVATAIYYGGPGALFWMWVTAVFGMALKYAEATLAVRYRVINADGSASGGPMYYIEKGLGRRWKPMAVAFAAFAVISSMGTGNSIQAFTCADQILSEFKLALPTGHFLITPIDFLGIYVEPVRIAVGLLLASTVALVIIGGIRRIGKVTAWLSPIMGLIYFIAGSTILLLNWRHLPSSFAVIFSQAFSPRAELIGFTGGGFMLFLNTMIWGVKRGLFSNEAGQGSAPIGHAASKTKEPAREGTVSMLGPFIDTLVICSITGLVIVCTNSYEVLVNGSRMNSSPLTAYAFRNGLAPLFAYGDKIVTLSVFLFAISTAISWSYYGDRAAEYLFGRKAVLPYKWVYVLFHFIGAIVPLEVVWGFGDVALGLMAVPNLIALIALSGQVRQITEDYFSRREQWERR; this is encoded by the coding sequence ATGGAACAGATCAAGGACTCTATTCAAGGACTGGCATCGATTGTTTGGGGATGGCCGTCGTTTTTCCCCTTGATGGTGCTGATTCTGCTCGGCACCGGCATTTATGTCACCTTTAGGCTCAAATGGATTCAGTTGTTCAAGTTGGGGCATTCGATCAAGGCGATGCTCGGCAGGTACAATAATCCGAGTGACCCCGGCGACATCACGCATTTTCAAACTCTGTCGGCAGTGCTTTCGGCGACCGTGGGCATCGGTAACATTGCCGGTGTGGCCACGGCGATCTATTACGGCGGCCCCGGGGCGCTGTTTTGGATGTGGGTGACGGCCGTGTTCGGTATGGCGTTGAAATATGCGGAAGCCACGCTGGCCGTCCGTTACCGCGTGATCAACGCCGACGGCTCGGCAAGCGGCGGGCCCATGTACTACATCGAAAAAGGCTTGGGCCGCCGCTGGAAGCCGATGGCGGTTGCGTTTGCCGCGTTTGCCGTCATTTCTTCCATGGGAACCGGCAATTCGATCCAGGCCTTTACCTGCGCCGACCAGATTCTCAGCGAATTCAAATTGGCTCTGCCGACCGGTCATTTTTTGATTACGCCGATCGATTTCCTCGGCATCTACGTGGAGCCGGTTCGTATTGCCGTCGGGTTGTTGCTGGCAAGTACCGTGGCGCTGGTCATCATCGGCGGCATTCGCCGCATCGGCAAAGTCACCGCATGGCTTTCGCCGATCATGGGCTTGATCTATTTCATCGCGGGCAGCACCATTCTGCTGCTCAATTGGCGGCACCTCCCTTCCTCCTTCGCCGTCATATTCAGCCAGGCCTTCAGCCCCCGTGCCGAGCTCATCGGCTTTACCGGCGGCGGCTTTATGCTCTTTCTCAACACCATGATTTGGGGCGTCAAACGCGGCCTCTTTTCCAACGAAGCGGGACAAGGCTCAGCACCGATCGGTCATGCGGCTTCCAAAACCAAAGAACCGGCGCGGGAAGGCACCGTGTCGATGCTCGGGCCGTTCATCGATACCTTGGTCATTTGCTCCATCACCGGCCTGGTCATTGTCTGCACAAATTCATACGAAGTGCTGGTAAACGGCAGCCGCATGAACAGTTCGCCGCTGACCGCCTATGCCTTTCGCAACGGTTTGGCGCCGCTTTTCGCTTACGGCGATAAGATCGTCACGCTTTCCGTCTTTCTTTTTGCCATTTCCACCGCCATCAGCTGGAGCTACTACGGCGACCGCGCCGCCGAATATCTCTTTGGCCGCAAAGCGGTGCTGCCCTACAAGTGGGTGTACGTGCTCTTTCATTTTATCGGTGCCATCGTGCCGCTCGAGGTCGTCTGGGGTTTCGGCGATGTGGCGCTGGGACTTATGGCGGTGCCCAATCTCATCGCTCTGATCGCCCTTTCTGGTCAGGTCAGACAAATTACCGAGGATTATTTTAGCCGCAGAGAACAATGGGAGAGGCGCTGA
- a CDS encoding sugar phosphate isomerase/epimerase, with product MKKTAACLLLTAVFSLQAADFPPEIKVGGFAIGPQLWSFRLFTFAEGAYKAKDAGCSVLEAFPGQML from the coding sequence ATGAAAAAAACCGCAGCCTGCCTTTTACTGACCGCCGTGTTTTCTCTCCAGGCGGCCGATTTCCCGCCCGAAATCAAAGTCGGCGGTTTTGCCATTGGACCGCAACTATGGAGCTTTCGTTTGTTCACCTTTGCCGAGGGCGCCTATAAGGCCAAAGACGCCGGGTGCTCCGTTTTGGAGGCATTTCCCGGCCAAATGTTG